The genomic interval TGCACGCCGTGCCCGATCATTTCGCGGTACACGCGGCCATACGTCTTGTTCCACTCGTCGTAGCCGAGAGTGTTGTAGGACGTGACCACGTGCTGGTCGCGCTCGTCCATGCCGTCGCCCGGGAAGTGCTTCATGGCGCAGGCAGTGGGAGATTCACTGATGCCGTCGAAGTACTCCTTGGCCCGCTCCACCACGATCTCCGGCGTGTTGCCGAAGGCCCGGGTGGAAATGACCGTGTTCCGCCAGTTGTAGTGGATGTCCACAATCGGCGCGAACGCCCAGTTGCAGCCCAGGGCTGCGGTTTCAACGCCGGCAACCTGCCCCATCCGGCGTGCGATGGACTTGTCCGGGTGCGACCCTGCCTGGAGGTGCGTGGACACAAACGTGCCGTCGTCGCAGCTTCCGGCGCCACCCATTTCCGGGTTGGACGCCACCAGCAGCGGCACCTTGGACTTCGACTGCGCATGCCGGATGTGTTCCTGCACGGCAGCGGAGGGGCCCGGGCGGTACCGCATGCCGCCCACATGAAAGTTCTCCAGCACACCGTCGAGGTACTCCGGGGAGTAGTCGTTGTTGTGGTTGATGAACAGCTGGCCGATCTTTTCCTCGAGCGTCATCGATTCCAGGGTGGTGTTCACCCAGGTGAGCGCTGCGTCATCGAGGTTGAACGGCGCGGCCTGGAGGTCGACGTCGAACTGGCGCCCTGGGGTGCCTGTGGCACCATGGGCGGGGCTTCCGACGGCGGCAGTCACCGCAGCTGCGATGCCCGCCAGCGCGTCGGCCACCACCTGGTCCACCGGACCGGCGATGTCCACCACGATGCCTGCCTCATCGGCTTCGAGCGCTTCGAGGGTGGCCAGCTGGGATTCCAGCAGCGCTGCCGGCATAAAGTGCCCGGAGCGGCCTTCCAGCCGCGACCCCAGGACTTCCTTGCTGCCGTGTAGGTGAAGGAACACCGTATCCGGCGCCTTGGCACGGATGGCGTCTCGGTAACTGCGGCGAAGAGCCGAGCAGGCCAGAACCAGGCCGCCTGTGGCAGCTGCCAGTTCATTGCCCACCGTGGCGAGCCACGGCCAGCGGTCCTCATCGGTCAGCGGGGTGCCAGCCGCCATCTTGGCGACGTTTTCCACGGGGTGGAGGGAATCGCCGTCGAGGAACTGAACGCCCAGCTCGCGGGCCACCAGGTCACCGATGGTGGTCTTGCCGCAGCCGGAGACGCCCATAACGATGACGCGGGGACCCGTAGCTCCTCCTGCTGGGGCGGGCGATGTCGCGGCGGTCACCAGTCGTGCACCGTTCCGTCTACCAGGCGGTTGTACGGCAGGTAAGCCTGCTGGTACGGGTACGCGGCCGCGGCTTCCTCATTGAATTCAACGCCGATACCGGGCTTGTCGCCCGGGTGCAGGTAGCCGTCCTTGAAGGTCATGGACTGCTGGAAGACCTCGTTGGTCTTGTCGGAGTGCTGCATGTACTCCTGGATGCCGTAGTTGTGGATGGCCAGGCCCACGTGCAGCTGGGCGGCGAAGCCCACCGGAGAAATGTCCGTGGGGCCGTGGAAGCCGGACTTGATCTGGTACTGGGCAGCGAAGTCCATAACCTTCTTCAGCGGGGAGATGCCGCCGAAGTGGGTGGAGGCTGCGCGGACGTAGTCGATCAGCTGTTCCTTGATGAGGGTCTGGTAGTCCCACACGGTGTTGAAGATTTCACCGATGGCCAGCGGGGTGGTGGTGTGCTGGCGCACCAGGCGCAGGCCCTCCTGGTTTTCGGCCGGGGTGCAGTCCTCAAGCCAGAAGAGGTCGTACGGTTCCAGGGCTTTGCCGAGCTTGGCGGCCTGGATGGGGGTCATGCGGTGGTGGCCGTCGTGCAGCAGCGGGATTTCCGGGCCGAACTCGTTGCGCACGGCTTCAAAGACGGTGGGCAGGTGGCGCAGGTAGGCGCGGGTGTCCCAGTCCTCTTCCTGCGGGAACGCGCCGCGGCCGGCGGGCTCGTAGTCGTAGCGTTCGCCCGAGGCCTGGGCCTGCGCGGCCACACCGTAGACGGCCTTGATGCCGGGAACAGCGGTCTGGATGCGGATGGACTTGTAACCCAGTTCCAGGTGCTCACGGACTGAATCGAACAGCGACTCAAGGTCAGCACCGGAAGCGTGGCCGTAAGCGCGCAGGCCGTTGCGTGAAGCGCCGCCCAGGAGCTGGTAGACCGGCATGTTCGCCATCTTGCCCTTGATGTCCCACAGGGCCATGTCCACGGCGGCGATTGCGGCCATGGTGACCGGCCCGCGGCGCCAGTACGAGCTGCGGTACAGGAACTGCCAGGTGTCCTCGATCTTGTGCGGATCCTTGCCGATCAGCAGCTGGGCCACGTGCTCTTTGAGGTAGGCGGCAACAGCCAGTTCGCGGCCGTTCAGCGTGGCGTCACCGATGCCGGTGACCCCGTCGTCCGTAGTGATGCGCAGGGTCACGAAGTTACGTGACGGGCTTGTCACGAAGACTTCAGCGGCAATGATTTTCACGGCAGATCCTTTCGGGGACTTCTGGTCAGTTTGTGGTGCTGGGAGTTTAGTGGCCGGCAGTTTTGCCGGCGCCAACCGGGGTGCCAGCATCAGCGGTGGTGCTGGCGTCGGCGGCTTCGCCGGCGCCCACAGTTTTGGTCCGGCGTTCCTGGATCTCTTTGAGGATCTCCGCGTGCTTGGCGTCGGTCAGCGTGTACTTGGACATTACTAATACGGCAAGGATAGTCAGCACGGCAGGGATCGCGCCCGCCGCAATCTGAATGCCGAACAGGGCGTCAGCGGTCTGCGCCGCTCCGGACTTGTAGCCGCCCAGTGCCAGGGCGTATGCCGCCAGGGCACCGCCCACAGCCTGGCCGGACTTGCGGGTGAAGGAGAACAGGGCATAGGTGATGCCCTCGGTGCGGACGCCGGTCCGCCATTCGCCGTACTCCACCGTGTCGGCTTCCAGGGCCCACACCACGATGTTGACGGCCAGGACACCCACGAGGCTGACCACGAGGCCGGTAAAGCCCATCCAGACCTGGCCAGCCGGGGCGAAGAAGATGATCGCACCGCCGAGGACAGTGACCAGCGAAGAGTAGATGTAGACGCTCTTCTTGCCGACGTTACGGACAAGTTTGGGCATAAAGGCGGCCAGGAAGAAGGTGAGCGCCAGCTGGATGATGGACAGTACGGGGTACAGGTCCAGGCGGCCCAGGACGTCGCGCAGGTAGTACAGCTGCACGGAGGTCAGGGCGAGGTAGCCGGAGAGGAAGAAGAAGGAGCTCAGGCACAGCATCAGGAGGGGCTTATTGCCTTTGAGGGTGTCCACGCTTTGCTTGAACGTCACCTTGGGGACGGCGCGGTGTACGCGTTCCTTGGCGGTCAATGCGGTGAAGAAGTACAGGGCCGCCCCGATGACCACAAACACGAGGGTGATGGTGGTGAACATCGACTGGAGATCGGCACCGGGCTTGATCAGCGGCGCAACGAAGATGCCCAGCGAAGAGCCCACCAGCAGGGCGCCCACCATGCGGGCCGAACCCAGCTTGGCGCGCTCTCCCGGATCCTGCGTCATGGCGCCGGCCAGCGAGCCGTACGGAATGTTCACGAGGCTGTAGGCAAGGCCGAGGGCCGCATAGGTGACGTAGGCATACAGCAGTGTGCCGGATTCGCCCAGCTGCGGAACGGAGAAGGTTGCCACGCTCAGGAGGAGCAGCGGGATGGAGCCGAACATGATGAAAGGACGGAACTTGCCGAAGCGCTTGCTGTAGGTTCGGTCAACGATCCGGCCGGCGAAGACGTCAGCGAAAGCGTCAAAGAGCCTGACTACCAGCAGCAGGGTCCCGGCAGCCGCTGCAGAGATGCCGGCAACGTCCGTGTAGTACACCAGCAGGAACATGGTGGCGGTGGTGAATGCGAGGTTGTTGGCTGCATCGCCGGCGCCATAGCCGATGATGCTGAGCTTGTTTAGCTTTTTCATGAATTGGGCTCCTTTACCCTTGCCGCCGTGTTGGCCAGCGAAAATTATTGAAATGCTATGAAGCGGTGAATCTTTGGCGATGCTGGAGCCCGGCAGAATCCGCATCTGGCGGGCGTATCGCAGTGTGTTTCTCTCTGCCTGTAATCCTAGTCACTTGGCAATAAAATGGCAAGCGGTTGCCATGAATTTCTGTTGAAACTTCATGAAACTGCAGGTCATCGAAACAGCACTGCCCGGTCCAGGCGTCTGGATCGGGCAGTGCTGTTCTTTATGAAGCAGAAGGGCTGCTGGAGCGTGATTCTTAGGCGTCCGCCGGGAATGTGCCGAGCAGGCCGGAAACGAGTTCCACGACGGCGTCGTCCGCTGCGACGGCAGGGTCCACCAGCGCCAGGACCGCCCGCACGCGCTCTGCGCCTTCCAGCTGGTTGGCCGCGGCCACTTCAGTTGCCAGCGGATCGTGGAACGTCCCGGCCGCTGCGCTGAAGTCAATCCAGGCCGCGATCATCAGTGCCGCGGCGGCACCGGATCTGCCCTGGGCCCGTTCGGCCAGGAGGACGGGCACGGCCCGCATGCGCAGCTTGGTGCTCCCGTCCATGGCAATCTGGGCCAGGTGGTGGGCAATGCGTGCATTGCTGAAGCGGGCCAGCAGGGCAGCGCGGTACGCCGGGATCTGCAGGTCCGCGCCACCGGCTGCGGCACCGGTCAGGTTCGCCTCGGCTTCGTCCCAGAAGCTTTCGACGGCGGTCAGGCACTGCGGGTCCGCGAGGGCCTGCGCCACCGTGGTGTGTCCGCGGAGCTGGCCGGCGTAGGCCAGCAGGGAATGGGCGCCGTTCAGGAGCCACAGCTTGCGGTTCTCGTAGGGCTCGATGTGGTCAACGAAGACCGCGCCGGCGTCCTCCCAGCGTGGACGGCCTGCGGGGAAGTCGCCGCTGAGCACCCAGTTGGTGAAGGGCTCAGCCACGACGGGCGAGTTGTCGCGGTAGCCGCAGGCGGCCTCGACGGCGGCGATGTCCGCTTCCGTGGTGCGCGGGGTGATGCGGTCCACGGATGTGCTGACAAAGCTGACGTTTTCCTCGACCCAGGCGGCGAGTTCCGCGTCCCAGGCCTGCGCCAGACCCGCCACGGCGTTGCGCGCTACCGTGCCGTTGTTGGCGAGGTTGTCGCAGCAGACAACGGCTAGCGGCCCGGCTCCGGCCGCCCGGCGCGCGGCGAGGGCGAAGACAAGCCGGCCCAGCGGCGTCGACGGGTTTCCGCTGCCGGAAGCCAACAGCGCAAGGTCGCCGGCGACGTCGGACGCCGTAGTGTCCAGCTGTCCGTCGGCACCGAGCCGGTACGCCGCTTCGGTGACTGTCAGGGTGACCATCGCGGTGGCCGGTGCCGAAACGAGCTCTGCGAGCCGCTGCACGTCCGCGCCGTCCACCGCTTCCACGATGCTGCCGACGACGGCGAACGAGTCGCCGATGTCAGCGCGCTCCACGAGCGTGAAGAGGCCGTCCTGCTCGGCGAGTGCCAGGGCAGCGTCCGGGCGCCGCCCGGTGAAAGCCGCAATGCCCCAGTCCGCGGCGTCGCCGGCCTGGCTGGTGTACCAGGCCTGGTGCGAGCGGTGGAACGCACCAAGTCCGAGGTGGACAATGCGCACGGGTGGCTTGGCGGCGGCGTGCGTGCTCCGGTTCAGCTGCGGCAGCGATGCGGCAGCAGCCTTGCCCATGGTGTCTGTCTCTTCGATGCTCACAGCTTGAAAACCCTTCGCGGGGAGGAATCGACGGTGTCCACGATGATTTCGTGGGCGCGGTCTTCACTGACACGGTGCTCGGCCACCAGCCGTGCCAGGAAGGAGGCTTCGATCCGGCGGGACGCATCGTGGCGGGCGGGGATGGAGCAGAAGGCCCTGGTGTCATCGATGAACCCGGAAGAACGCGAGAAGCCTGCCGTTTCGGTCACGGCGGAGCGGAACCGGAGCATGGCATCCGGGGCGTCCAGGAACCACCAGGGTGCGCCCAGGTAGACGGACGGGTAGAAGCCGGCCAGCGGTGCGAGCTCGCGGGAGAAAACGGTCTCGTCCAGGGTGAACAGCACAAGGTGGAAGTCCTTG from Pseudarthrobacter sp. SSS035 carries:
- a CDS encoding gluconokinase, GntK/IdnK-type, with product MGVSGCGKTTIGDLVARELGVQFLDGDSLHPVENVAKMAAGTPLTDEDRWPWLATVGNELAAATGGLVLACSALRRSYRDAIRAKAPDTVFLHLHGSKEVLGSRLEGRSGHFMPAALLESQLATLEALEADEAGIVVDIAGPVDQVVADALAGIAAAVTAAVGSPAHGATGTPGRQFDVDLQAAPFNLDDAALTWVNTTLESMTLEEKIGQLFINHNNDYSPEYLDGVLENFHVGGMRYRPGPSAAVQEHIRHAQSKSKVPLLVASNPEMGGAGSCDDGTFVSTHLQAGSHPDKSIARRMGQVAGVETAALGCNWAFAPIVDIHYNWRNTVISTRAFGNTPEIVVERAKEYFDGISESPTACAMKHFPGDGMDERDQHVVTSYNTLGYDEWNKTYGRVYREMIGHGVQSIMIGHIGAPELSRHFRPGLADKDILPATLAPELLQDLLRGELGFNGLILTDASQMIGLTQAMKRKDLVPATIAAGCDMFLFFRNADEDFQYMLDGYKSGVITEQRLHDALRRILALKASLGLHLKDRNELVPPVEALAVIGSEAHRAIAAEIADKTVTLVKDTAHNLPIRPETHKRIRLYGISGGSDFTRADPLAYLDTVKDELEKAGFEVHLFKTAAQREAAGETGINFMSIISEEATGDYADKYDAAFVFANVKGFAQEAAIRIKWSTPMAAEIPWYVTEVPTVFVSLNQPNHLIDVPMVKTAIHAHAGTVEAIRATIEKIMGKSEFQGTFNENVFCDSFDTRL
- the manD gene encoding D-mannonate dehydratase ManD, with the protein product MKIIAAEVFVTSPSRNFVTLRITTDDGVTGIGDATLNGRELAVAAYLKEHVAQLLIGKDPHKIEDTWQFLYRSSYWRRGPVTMAAIAAVDMALWDIKGKMANMPVYQLLGGASRNGLRAYGHASGADLESLFDSVREHLELGYKSIRIQTAVPGIKAVYGVAAQAQASGERYDYEPAGRGAFPQEEDWDTRAYLRHLPTVFEAVRNEFGPEIPLLHDGHHRMTPIQAAKLGKALEPYDLFWLEDCTPAENQEGLRLVRQHTTTPLAIGEIFNTVWDYQTLIKEQLIDYVRAASTHFGGISPLKKVMDFAAQYQIKSGFHGPTDISPVGFAAQLHVGLAIHNYGIQEYMQHSDKTNEVFQQSMTFKDGYLHPGDKPGIGVEFNEEAAAAYPYQQAYLPYNRLVDGTVHDW
- the uidB gene encoding glucuronide transporter, producing the protein MKKLNKLSIIGYGAGDAANNLAFTTATMFLLVYYTDVAGISAAAAGTLLLVVRLFDAFADVFAGRIVDRTYSKRFGKFRPFIMFGSIPLLLLSVATFSVPQLGESGTLLYAYVTYAALGLAYSLVNIPYGSLAGAMTQDPGERAKLGSARMVGALLVGSSLGIFVAPLIKPGADLQSMFTTITLVFVVIGAALYFFTALTAKERVHRAVPKVTFKQSVDTLKGNKPLLMLCLSSFFFLSGYLALTSVQLYYLRDVLGRLDLYPVLSIIQLALTFFLAAFMPKLVRNVGKKSVYIYSSLVTVLGGAIIFFAPAGQVWMGFTGLVVSLVGVLAVNIVVWALEADTVEYGEWRTGVRTEGITYALFSFTRKSGQAVGGALAAYALALGGYKSGAAQTADALFGIQIAAGAIPAVLTILAVLVMSKYTLTDAKHAEILKEIQERRTKTVGAGEAADASTTADAGTPVGAGKTAGH
- a CDS encoding mannitol dehydrogenase family protein → MGKAAAASLPQLNRSTHAAAKPPVRIVHLGLGAFHRSHQAWYTSQAGDAADWGIAAFTGRRPDAALALAEQDGLFTLVERADIGDSFAVVGSIVEAVDGADVQRLAELVSAPATAMVTLTVTEAAYRLGADGQLDTTASDVAGDLALLASGSGNPSTPLGRLVFALAARRAAGAGPLAVVCCDNLANNGTVARNAVAGLAQAWDAELAAWVEENVSFVSTSVDRITPRTTEADIAAVEAACGYRDNSPVVAEPFTNWVLSGDFPAGRPRWEDAGAVFVDHIEPYENRKLWLLNGAHSLLAYAGQLRGHTTVAQALADPQCLTAVESFWDEAEANLTGAAAGGADLQIPAYRAALLARFSNARIAHHLAQIAMDGSTKLRMRAVPVLLAERAQGRSGAAAALMIAAWIDFSAAAGTFHDPLATEVAAANQLEGAERVRAVLALVDPAVAADDAVVELVSGLLGTFPADA